The following proteins are encoded in a genomic region of Maniola jurtina chromosome 17, ilManJurt1.1, whole genome shotgun sequence:
- the LOC123873848 gene encoding transcriptional regulator ATRX homolog — protein sequence MTRFARAQGSKASNLKSPEDSTPWEVMKDQLLKSKKENEESKNREEAEKQRIENYNNFLKDQKTQKRKATWCEFPEAQTNNQISSSSNESKNHAKNNKKKPNNQCVSNPEANLQNGRDGDDDLKINKSLKKKNKKKKSNNIEHSIEPSAIEINDNHQEDVKEATENNQVTTNHTQQTPQKKKKKKEEKQSTEIKVTTQTDESVNTSEKELNPAEPNRQQPDSKKKKNKRNKKRKIPEKNVNEESNKSENSTEQKLSTPNQPTPSKKSKKKKDKQGRRKPVNDNSFQLIINSKEVQLVRYDGFPIMKRDAERLEELKKSMIAKGIPKSEVQRTMKLERRRAEKALARLKRDVCYNCRKGGHNLSDCPDLKANIPGAGAADGVCFKCGSTEHRQFECKVQRDKEFRFATCFICKEAGHIARQCPDNPKGLYPNGGCCKLCGDVTHLRKDCPTVNEKKESTSIKLQTLTDDNIEDIGQNIKQVSEEPVSKKPKKITF from the exons ATGACCAGGTTTGCCAGGGCTCAAGGCTCTAAGGCTTCTAACCTAAAATCTCCAGAAGATAGTACTCCATGGGAGGTAATGAAAGATCAATTGCTAAAATCTAAAAAAGAAAACGAAGAAAGCAAAAATCGAGAAGAG GCGGAAAAGCAGAGAATAGAAAACTACAATAACTTTCTCAAAGATCAAAAGACTCAGAAGAGAAAAGCTACATGGTGTGAATTCCCTGAAGCACAAACTAACAATCAAATAAGTTCATCTTCAAATGAAAGTAAAAACCAtgcaaaaaacaataaaaagaaacCAAATAATCAATGTGTGTCTAATCCTGAAGCAAATTTACAAAATGGTAgagatggtgatgatgatctgaaaataaataagtcgCTTAAAAAGAAGAACAAGAAAAAGAAATCAAATAATATTGAACACAGCATTGAGCCTTCAGCGATAGAAATAAATGATAATCACCAGGAAGATGTAAAAGAGGCCACCGAAAATAACCAAGTTACAACCAACCACACACAACAAACTCCacagaagaaaaagaaaaaaaaggagGAAAAGCAATCCACAGAAATAAAAGTGACTACACAGACTGATGAATCAGTAAACACCTCTGAGAAGGAATTAAATCCAGCAGAACCTAACAGACAACAGCCAGacagtaaaaaaaagaaaaataaaaggaaTAAAAAACGAAAGATTCCTGAGAAGAATGTTAATGAAGAAAGTAATAAATCGGAAAATAGCACAGAACAAAAATTGAGTACGCCAAATCAACCTACACCATCaaagaaatcaaagaaaaaaaaggacAAGCAGGGTCGCAGAAAACCTGTAAACGACAATAGCTTCCAGCTTATAATCAATTCAAAAGAAGTACAATTAGTAAGATATGATGGATTCCCTATAATGAAAAGGGATGCAGAAAGACTtgaggaattaaaaaaaagtatgataGCGAAAGGCATTCCGAAAAGCGAAGTCCAAAGGACCATGAAACTAGAGAGGAGAAGAGCTGAGAAAGCTTTGGCAAGACTTAAAAGAGATGTATGTTATAATTGTAGGAAAGGTGGCCACAATTTATCTGATTGTCCAGATTTAAAGGCTAATATTCCCGGTGCTGGTGCAGCGGATGGTGTATGCTTTAAATGTGGCTCCACAGAGCATAGGCAGTTTGAATGTAAAGTGCAGAGGGATAAGGAGTTTAGATTTGCTACTTGTTTTATTTGCAAGGAAGCT GGTCATATAGCAAGGCAATGTCCTGATAATCCTAAGGGCTTGTATCCAAATGGTGGGTGCTGTAAACTTTGTGGAGATGTCACTCACTTGAGAAAGGATTGTCCAACA GTAAATGAGAAGAAGGAAAGCACTTCTATCAAGCTACAGACTTTGACAGATGACAATATTGAGGATATTGgacaaaatattaaacaagtgtCTGAAGAACCAGTGTCTAAGAAACCTAAAAAGATAACAttctaa
- the LOC123873850 gene encoding SET domain-containing protein SmydA-8: protein MADVCNYDILKNEKYGRYLVANKDLDCGELIFTDTPIAVGPKPDTPPLCLGCYCPVESTLCSRCGWPICGSECEKSPHHLPECDVFSQAIKVRFQPVDDWTASSPQLDCITPLRLFLAKEKDPERWNRDVAIMETHTEERKKRPAWEADQNNIVNYLIDRCKLGDRCSRELLTQICGILEVNAVEIPSRGGFSIRAVYPRLAIAAHSCVPNIVHSIFQNDYQVQIRAAIPIKTGELLHMSYTHVLSPTIVRREHLLESKFFCCDCPRCADPTELGTHLSTLKCTKCDNGVILSSNPLDSDASWNCTDKKCEFKTSGAAMRKMLGVVQAELDQLDALEPGPQAIEMREATLHKYKSVFHPSHAILLSIKHALAQLYGRVEEYSIDELPDLVLERKAEFCRLVLKTLDVISPGDSRMRGMMLYELHAPLMYLARSEFSAGLITQDKLKDRLQEPIQCLSEAARILRREDPISPEGITGNIAYQSMEQLKASLESL from the exons ATGGCCGACGTGTGCAACTAtgatatattaaaaaatgaaaaatacggTCGTTATTTGGTCGCTAACAAAGATTTGGATTGTGGCGAATTAATTTTTACAGATACACCAATCGCCGTAGGCCCAAAACCAG ATACTCCACCACTGTGCTTGGGCTGTTACTGTCCCGTGGAGAGCACACTGTGCTCGCGATGCGGCTGGCCGATTTGCGGCAGCGAGTGTGAGAAGTCTCCGCACCACTTGCCTGAATGTGACGTGTTCTCGCAAGCTATTAAAGTGCGCTTTCAGCCAGTAGACGATTGGACTGCCAGTTCCCCTCAACTTGATTGTATTACTCCTTTGAG ATTGTTCCTAGCCAAAGAGAAGGACCCGGAAAGATGGAATCGAGATGTAGCAATAATGGAAACTCACACGGAGGAGCGAAAGAAGCGACCTGCTTGGGAGGCTGACCAGAACAACATCGTCAACTACCTGATAGACCGCTGCAAACTGGGAGATCGGTGCTCTAGGGAATTGTTGACACAGATCTGTGGGATTTTGGAG gTGAATGCTGTGGAAATCCCTTCGCGAGGTGGTTTCAGTATACGCGCAGTCTATCCTCGCCTTGCCATCGCAGCCCACAGCTGCGTCCCTAACATCGTTCATAGCATCTTTCAGAACGATTACCA GGTGCAAATACGAGCAGCAATCCCCATCAAGACTGGCGAACTTCTACACATGAGCTACACTCACGTGTTGTCCCCTACCATCGTGCGTCGGGAACACCTCTTGGAGTCAAAGTTCTTCTGTTGCGACTGTCCACGATGCGCCGACCCCACTGAACTCGGCACTCATTTGAGCACTCTCAAGTGTACCAAATGTGACAATGGGGTTATACTTTCAAGCAATCCTTTGG ATAGCGATGCATCCTGGAACTGTACGGACAAGAAATGTGAGTTCAAGACATCCGGCGCTGCGATGCGCAAGATGTTAGGTGTGGTGCAGGCCGAGCTGGACCAGCTGGACGCGCTGGAGCCCGGCCCACAGGCGATAGAGATGCGGGAGGCCACGCTCCACAAG TACAAATCCGTGTTTCATCCGAGTCACGCCATATTGCTGTCCATAAAGCACGCATTGGCGCAACTGTACGGGCGCGTGGAGGAGTACAGCATTGACGAGTTGCCGGACCTCGTGCTGGAACGGAAAGCGGAGTTCTGCCGGTTGGTGCTGAAGACCCTCGATGTCATATCGCCGGGAGACAGCAGAATGCGAG GAATGATGCTATACGAACTCCACGCTCCGCTAATGTACCTGGCAAGGAGCGAGTTTAGCGCCGGTCTCATCACCCAAGACAAGCTGAAGGATCGTCTGCAGGAGCCCATACAATGTTTGTCCGAAGCGGCTCGCATACTGCGCCGAGAAGACCCAATAAGCCCTGAGGGCATCACTGGCAACATTGCCTACCAATCCATGGAACAACTGAAAGCTAGTCTTGAATCTTTGTag
- the LOC123873857 gene encoding voltage-dependent anion-selective channel-like isoform X1: MSIFKNVLTSVFNIDDLLNWFTLPTVDAAVFKETVPCRRSDGSLGEMIVCKDELGRRIDCPCEDDDEDREFQEEHFSSQKLLCCPEMAPPYYADLGKKSSDVFSKGYHFGVFKLDLKTKSESGVEFSSGITSNQESGKVFGSLSSKYAVKDYGLTFTEKWNTDNTLATDITIQDKIAAGLKVTLEGTFAPQTGSKTGKLKTSFANETVAVNTNLDLDLAGPIVDVAAVLKYQGWLAGAHTQFDTQKAKFAKNNFAFGYQTNDFALHTNVDNGKEFGGSIYQKVSDKLECGVSMKWTSGSADTLFGVGAKFALDDDASLHAKLNNKSLVGLGYQQKLRPGVTLTLSAAIDGQNFNAGGHKVGVALELEP; encoded by the exons ATGTCAATTTTTAAGAATGTATTGACTAGTGTGTTCAATATCGACGATCTTTTAAATTGGTTTACACTTCCCACAGTGGATGCTGCAGTTTTCAAGGAAACAGTGCCATGTCGTCGTTcc GATGGGTCTCTAGGTGAAATGATAGTCTGTAAAGATGAATTGGGTCGAAGAATTGATTGTCCTTGTGAAGATGACGACGAAGACAGAGAATTCCAAGAAGAACACTTTTCATcccaaaaattattatgttgtcCG GAAATGGCTCCCCCATACTATGCTGATCTGGGAAAGAAGTCCAGTGATGTTTTCTCAAAGGGTTACCATTTTGGAGTGTTCAAACTCGATCTGAAGACCAAGAGTGAGTCAGGTGTTGAGTTCAGCAGTGGCATCACCTCTAACCAAGAAAGTGGAAAG GTTTTCGGCAGCCTTTCATCGAAATATGCGGTAAAAGACTACGGTCTGACGTTCACAGAGAAGTGGAACACAGACAACACCCTTGCCACAGACATCACCATCCAGGATAAGATTGCCGCTGGACTCAAGGTCACGCTTGAGGGCACTTTTGCACCACAGACCGG AAGCAAGACTGGTAAACTCAAGACATCATTTGCAAATGAAACAGTAGCCGTCAACACTAACTTAGACCTTGACCTGGCGGGACCTATTGTGGATGTAGCGGCGGTGTTGAAGTACCAGGGCTGGCTGGCCGGAGCACACACACAGTTTGACACACAGAAGGCAAAGTTCGCCAAGAACAACTTTGCCTTTGGCTACCAGACCAATGACTTTGCCCTCCACACCAATGT TGACAACGGCAAGGAGTTCGGTGGCTCCATCTACCAGAAGGTGTCGGACAAGCTGGAGTGCGGCGTGAGCATGAAGTGGACGTCGGGCTCGGCGGACACGCTATTCGGCGTGGGCGCCAAGTTCGCGCTGGACGACGACGCGTCGCTGCACGCCAAGCTCAACAACAAGTCGCTCGTCGGCCTGGGCTACCAGCAGAAGCTGCGTCCAG GCGTTACCTTGACCCTGTCCGCGGCCATCGACGGGCAGAACTTCAACGCCGGCGGCCACAAAGTGGGCGTCGCCCTAGAGCTCGAGCCCTAG
- the LOC123873857 gene encoding voltage-dependent anion-selective channel-like isoform X2, with amino-acid sequence MAPPYYADLGKKSSDVFSKGYHFGVFKLDLKTKSESGVEFSSGITSNQESGKVFGSLSSKYAVKDYGLTFTEKWNTDNTLATDITIQDKIAAGLKVTLEGTFAPQTGSKTGKLKTSFANETVAVNTNLDLDLAGPIVDVAAVLKYQGWLAGAHTQFDTQKAKFAKNNFAFGYQTNDFALHTNVDNGKEFGGSIYQKVSDKLECGVSMKWTSGSADTLFGVGAKFALDDDASLHAKLNNKSLVGLGYQQKLRPGVTLTLSAAIDGQNFNAGGHKVGVALELEP; translated from the exons ATGGCTCCCCCATACTATGCTGATCTGGGAAAGAAGTCCAGTGATGTTTTCTCAAAGGGTTACCATTTTGGAGTGTTCAAACTCGATCTGAAGACCAAGAGTGAGTCAGGTGTTGAGTTCAGCAGTGGCATCACCTCTAACCAAGAAAGTGGAAAG GTTTTCGGCAGCCTTTCATCGAAATATGCGGTAAAAGACTACGGTCTGACGTTCACAGAGAAGTGGAACACAGACAACACCCTTGCCACAGACATCACCATCCAGGATAAGATTGCCGCTGGACTCAAGGTCACGCTTGAGGGCACTTTTGCACCACAGACCGG AAGCAAGACTGGTAAACTCAAGACATCATTTGCAAATGAAACAGTAGCCGTCAACACTAACTTAGACCTTGACCTGGCGGGACCTATTGTGGATGTAGCGGCGGTGTTGAAGTACCAGGGCTGGCTGGCCGGAGCACACACACAGTTTGACACACAGAAGGCAAAGTTCGCCAAGAACAACTTTGCCTTTGGCTACCAGACCAATGACTTTGCCCTCCACACCAATGT TGACAACGGCAAGGAGTTCGGTGGCTCCATCTACCAGAAGGTGTCGGACAAGCTGGAGTGCGGCGTGAGCATGAAGTGGACGTCGGGCTCGGCGGACACGCTATTCGGCGTGGGCGCCAAGTTCGCGCTGGACGACGACGCGTCGCTGCACGCCAAGCTCAACAACAAGTCGCTCGTCGGCCTGGGCTACCAGCAGAAGCTGCGTCCAG GCGTTACCTTGACCCTGTCCGCGGCCATCGACGGGCAGAACTTCAACGCCGGCGGCCACAAAGTGGGCGTCGCCCTAGAGCTCGAGCCCTAG
- the LOC123873855 gene encoding COP9 signalosome complex subunit 4 produces MPLNLPGVRQYLSELRIWGGLHKDQAEKYRNVLREILKNPEGEVAECLKAFVEAIVNENVSLVISRQLLTEVSTHLALLPDSVSQDVSHFALDVIQPRVISFEEQVASIRQHLADIYERNQNWKEAANVLVGIPLETGQKQYSVDYKLETYLKIARLYLEVDDPVQAEAYVNRASLLQAETTNEQLQIYYKVCYARVLDYRRKFIEAAQRYNELSYRNIIHDDERMTCLRNALICTVLASAGQQRSRMLATLFKDERCQQLPAYSILEKMYLDRIIRRAELHEFEALMQTHQKASTPDGSTILDRAVFEHNLLSASKLYNNITFEELGALLETPPARAERIASHMISEGRMNGYIDQISAVVHFETREILPQWDKQIQSLCYQVNGLIEKIAAAEPEWMAKLMEEEMIQ; encoded by the exons atgccGCTCAATTTACCCGGCGTACGCCAGTATTTAAGTGAGTTAAGGATTTGGGGTGGTTTACATAAAGATCAGGCTGAAAA GTACCGCAATGTGTTACGGGAAATACTGAAAAACCCTGAGGGAGAAGTAGCTGAATGTTTGAAAGCTTTTGTGGAAGCAA TTGTAAATGAGAATGTAAGCTTGGTGATATCCCGGCAGTTGCTCACAGAAGTCAGTACACACTTGGCTCTGCTGCCAGACAGTGTGTCACAGGACGTGTCACACTTTGCCCTGGACGTGATACAACCAAGAGTCATATCGTTTGAGGAACAG GTTGCTAGCATCAGACAGCACCTGGCAGATATTTATGAGCGTAATCAAAACTGGAAGGAGGCTGCAAATGTTCTGGTTGGCATCCCTCTTGAGACAGGACAGAa ACAATACTCAGTCGACTACAAACTAGAGACTTACTTGAAGATTGCCCGCCTTTACTTGGAAGTTGACGATCCAGTGCAAGCGGAGGCCTATGTGAACAGGGCGTCGCTATTGCAGGCTGAGACTACTAATGAACAACTACAGATATATTATAAAGTGTGCTATGCCAGAGTATTGGATTATAGAAG GAAATTCATAGAGGCAGCGCAGAGGTACAACGAGCTGTCATATCGCAACATCATACACGATGACGAGAGAATGACTTGCCTCCGAAACGCGCTCATTTGCACCGTGCTGGCTTCCGCAG GTCAGCAGCGCTCGCGGATGCTGGCGACGCTGTTCAAGGACGAGCGCTGCCAGCAGCTGCCCGCCTACTCCATCCTGGAGAAGATGTACCTGGACCGCATCATCCGCCGCGCGGAGCTGCACGAGTTCGAGGCCCTCATGCAGACTCATCAGAAG GCGTCCACGCCAGACGGATCAACGATACTAGACCGCGCAGTGTTCGAGCACAACTTGCTCTCGGCCAGCAAGCTGTACAACAACATCACGTTCGAGGAGCTCGGCGCGTTGCTGGAGACGCCGCCCGCGCGCGCCGAGCGCATCGCCTCGCACATGATCAGCGAGGGCCGGATGAACGGCTACATCGACCAGATTAGCGCTGTCGTGCATTTTGAGA CACGCGAGATCTTGCCGCAGTGGGACAAGCAAATCCAAAGTCTGTGCTACCAAGTCAACGGTCTCATCGAGAAGATCGCGGCCGCCGAGCCGGAGTGGATGGCCAAACTGATGGAGGAAGAGATGATTCAGTAA